A single genomic interval of Salinigranum halophilum harbors:
- a CDS encoding transcription antitermination protein has protein sequence MNAPEFTETVRDDHETPLSRLGSSKWVYALTGGEMAGDAVEAAWAVEARAARETFEAWAADDPTEEAERAFADVAAFAAEHGGDGEAETPPTYEALADLTGTAARAGGLLAWTLVAEKTLAQMVGFFVGDADPSTANTFRDRKSGVREARETAEALLDEVCSDDDAWAAARTGADAVVEAAYADYVDTLESMGIKPKNVC, from the coding sequence ATGAACGCACCGGAGTTCACCGAGACCGTTCGAGACGACCACGAGACGCCGCTGTCGCGACTCGGTTCGTCGAAGTGGGTGTACGCGCTCACCGGCGGGGAGATGGCCGGTGACGCCGTCGAAGCCGCCTGGGCCGTCGAGGCGCGCGCCGCCCGCGAGACGTTCGAAGCGTGGGCGGCGGACGACCCGACCGAGGAGGCGGAGCGTGCTTTCGCCGACGTCGCCGCGTTCGCGGCCGAACACGGCGGTGACGGCGAGGCGGAGACGCCTCCGACGTACGAGGCGCTCGCGGACCTGACGGGAACGGCCGCCCGCGCCGGCGGCCTCCTCGCGTGGACCCTCGTCGCGGAGAAGACGCTCGCACAGATGGTCGGGTTCTTCGTCGGCGACGCCGACCCCTCGACGGCGAACACCTTCCGCGACCGCAAGAGCGGCGTTCGAGAGGCGCGCGAGACGGCCGAGGCGCTCCTCGACGAGGTCTGTTCCGACGACGACGCCTGGGCGGCCGCCCGTACCGGCGCTGACGCCGTCGTCGAGGCGGCGTACGCCGACTACGTCGACACGCTCGAGTCCATGGGCATCAAGCCGAAGAACGTCTGCTGA
- a CDS encoding IMP cyclohydrolase, whose product MYIGRFVVVGPGLGAYRVSSRSFPNRQVVDRDGTLTVGPTAAAEETDNPYVSYNCLREAGSGVVLGNGSHVDPIAEKVDMGYPARDALALSLLSLDFEKDDYDTPRVAGVVTADTAFVGIVRRDALLVEEVDEPTLVATYEEDTPRAFDFAAESAEAAAEEAYALSFEHAVCAAAARVTAAGVETAVENGDG is encoded by the coding sequence ATGTACATCGGGAGATTCGTCGTCGTCGGTCCGGGACTGGGTGCGTATCGCGTCTCGTCGCGGTCGTTCCCGAACCGCCAGGTCGTCGACCGTGACGGGACGCTGACCGTCGGGCCCACCGCTGCGGCCGAGGAGACGGACAACCCCTACGTCTCGTACAACTGCCTCCGTGAGGCCGGGTCGGGGGTCGTCCTCGGGAACGGGTCGCACGTCGACCCCATCGCGGAGAAAGTCGACATGGGGTATCCCGCCCGGGACGCACTCGCGCTCTCGCTTCTCTCCTTGGACTTCGAGAAGGACGACTACGACACCCCGCGGGTCGCCGGCGTCGTCACGGCCGACACCGCGTTCGTCGGCATCGTCCGCCGCGACGCGCTGCTCGTCGAGGAGGTCGACGAGCCGACGCTCGTGGCGACGTACGAGGAGGACACCCCCCGGGCGTTCGATTTCGCGGCGGAGAGCGCCGAGGCGGCGGCGGAAGAAGCGTACGCCCTCAGCTTCGAGCACGCGGTGTGTGCAGCGGCGGCGCGGGTGACAGCGGCGGGCGTCGAGACCGCCGTCGAGAACGGCGACGGGTAG
- the uvrB gene encoding excinuclease ABC subunit UvrB — protein sequence MTDSPLSVDRPEADVPFRVDAPFEPAGDQPAAIETLARGFEEGMQRQTLLGVTGSGKTNTVSWVVEEIQQPTLVIAHNKTLAAQLYEEFRNLFPDNAVEYFVSYYDYYQPEAYIEQTDTYIDKDMSINEEIDRLRHSATRSLLTRDDVIVVASVSAIYGLGDPRTYEDMALRLEVGDELDRDELLRRLVDLNYERNDVDFQQGTFRVRGDTVEVFPMYGRHAVRVEFWGDEVDRMAKLDPLTGEVVSAEPAVLVHPAEHYSIPEQTLDAAIGEIEDLMDDRVRYFERQGDLVAAQRIEERTTFDIEMLQETGYCSGIENYSVHLSDRESGDPPYTLLDYFPDDFLTVVDESHQTLPQIKGQFAGDKSRKDSLVENGFRLPTAYDNRPLTFEEFEEKTAKTLYVSATPADYEREQSEQIAEQIVRPTHLVDPEVEIAPATGQVDDLLDRISDLPDDERALVTTLTKRMAEDLTEYLEESGVAVEYMHDETDTLERHEIIRSLRLGDIDVLVGINLLREGLDIPEVSLVAILDADQEGFLRSEATLIQTMGRAARNVNGRVVLYADSPSNAMESAIEETRRRREIQREFNEAHGYTPETIQKAVSEMNLPGSKTDTGGVSREQPTDSDEARAQIEELEARMDEAASNLEFELAADIRDRIRDLRREYDLDREDDGVAPELDPEF from the coding sequence GTGACAGACAGCCCGCTCTCCGTGGACCGTCCCGAGGCCGACGTGCCGTTCCGCGTCGACGCGCCGTTCGAGCCTGCGGGCGACCAGCCGGCGGCCATCGAGACGCTCGCGCGCGGGTTCGAGGAGGGGATGCAGCGACAGACCTTGCTCGGCGTGACCGGCTCCGGCAAGACCAACACCGTCTCGTGGGTCGTCGAGGAGATACAGCAGCCCACCCTCGTCATCGCCCACAACAAGACGCTCGCCGCGCAGTTGTACGAGGAGTTCCGAAACCTCTTCCCCGACAACGCGGTCGAGTACTTCGTCTCGTACTACGACTACTACCAGCCCGAGGCCTACATCGAACAGACCGACACGTACATCGACAAGGACATGTCGATAAACGAGGAGATCGACCGCCTGCGCCACTCGGCGACGCGGTCGCTTCTCACCCGCGACGACGTCATCGTCGTCGCCTCGGTGTCGGCCATCTACGGGCTCGGTGACCCGCGGACGTACGAGGACATGGCACTCCGACTCGAGGTCGGCGACGAACTCGACCGCGACGAACTGCTCCGGCGGCTCGTGGACCTCAACTACGAGCGCAACGACGTCGATTTCCAGCAGGGCACCTTCCGGGTCCGTGGCGACACCGTCGAGGTGTTTCCCATGTACGGTCGCCACGCCGTCCGCGTGGAGTTCTGGGGTGACGAGGTCGACCGCATGGCGAAACTCGACCCGCTGACGGGAGAAGTCGTCTCCGCCGAGCCAGCGGTGCTCGTCCACCCCGCAGAGCACTACTCCATCCCCGAGCAGACCCTCGACGCGGCCATCGGCGAGATCGAGGACCTGATGGACGACCGGGTGCGGTACTTCGAGCGGCAGGGCGACCTCGTGGCCGCCCAGCGCATCGAGGAACGCACCACGTTCGACATCGAGATGCTCCAGGAGACGGGCTACTGTTCGGGCATCGAGAACTACTCGGTCCACCTCTCGGACCGCGAGTCGGGCGACCCGCCGTACACCCTCCTGGACTACTTCCCCGACGACTTTCTCACCGTGGTCGACGAGTCCCACCAGACCCTCCCGCAGATCAAAGGGCAGTTCGCGGGCGACAAGTCGCGGAAGGACTCGCTCGTCGAGAACGGCTTTCGCCTCCCGACCGCGTACGACAACCGCCCCCTGACGTTCGAGGAGTTCGAAGAGAAGACCGCGAAGACGCTGTACGTCTCGGCGACGCCCGCCGACTACGAACGCGAGCAGTCCGAACAGATCGCCGAACAGATCGTCCGCCCGACCCACCTCGTCGACCCGGAGGTCGAAATCGCCCCCGCGACGGGGCAGGTCGACGACCTCCTCGACCGCATCTCGGACCTCCCCGACGACGAGCGCGCGCTCGTCACCACCCTGACGAAACGGATGGCCGAGGACCTCACCGAGTACCTCGAGGAGTCGGGCGTCGCCGTCGAGTACATGCACGACGAGACCGACACGCTGGAGCGACACGAGATCATCCGCTCGCTCCGACTGGGAGATATCGACGTCCTCGTCGGCATCAACCTCCTCCGCGAGGGGCTCGACATCCCCGAGGTCTCGCTGGTGGCCATCCTCGACGCCGACCAGGAGGGGTTCCTCCGCTCGGAGGCGACGCTGATTCAGACGATGGGGCGGGCGGCGCGAAACGTCAACGGGAGGGTCGTCCTCTACGCCGACTCGCCCTCGAACGCCATGGAATCGGCCATCGAGGAGACGCGCCGTCGCCGCGAGATTCAGCGGGAGTTCAACGAGGCGCACGGCTACACGCCCGAGACCATCCAGAAGGCGGTCAGCGAGATGAACCTCCCAGGGTCGAAGACGGACACTGGTGGCGTCTCACGGGAGCAGCCGACGGACTCCGACGAGGCGCGAGCGCAGATCGAAGAACTGGAAGCGCGCATGGACGAGGCCGCGAGCAACCTGGAGTTCGAACTCGCGGCGGACATCCGCGACCGCATCCGCGACCTCAGGCGCGAGTACGACCTCGACCGCGAGGACGACGGCGTCGCGCCGGAACTCGACCCGGAGTTCTGA
- a CDS encoding universal stress protein, whose translation MMARGYDNVLLPTDGSEATLAAVEEAGHIAALSGATVHVLSVADTRNRFESPTAGLAVDAWEQAEHERAEAAIDRAVEALPDDVPTERVVRAGIPKTEVLDYVDETDVDLVVMGTHGRTGLDHYLIGSVTERVVRNSPVPVLTVRAEA comes from the coding sequence ATGATGGCGCGCGGATACGACAACGTCCTCCTCCCGACCGACGGGAGCGAGGCGACGCTGGCGGCCGTCGAGGAGGCGGGCCACATCGCGGCGCTCTCGGGTGCGACGGTGCACGTCCTCTCTGTCGCCGACACGCGGAACCGGTTCGAGAGCCCCACCGCGGGCCTCGCGGTCGACGCCTGGGAACAGGCCGAACACGAGCGCGCCGAGGCGGCCATCGACCGGGCGGTCGAGGCGCTTCCGGACGACGTCCCGACCGAACGAGTGGTCCGTGCGGGCATCCCGAAGACGGAGGTCCTCGACTACGTCGACGAGACCGACGTCGACCTGGTCGTCATGGGCACGCACGGTCGAACCGGCCTCGACCACTACCTCATCGGGAGCGTCACCGAGCGCGTCGTCCGCAACTCCCCGGTGCCGGTGCTCACGGTCAGAGCCGAAGCGTGA
- a CDS encoding NUDIX hydrolase, protein MVFAAGGLLWRDDGSLAVVHRPRYDDWSLPKGKLEPGELLPETAVREVEEETGFAVERGGFAGRYQYEVSAGPKTVFVWHMRARDERGRPDDEVDELAWLRVADALDRLTYALERDLLRRVGRVD, encoded by the coding sequence ATGGTCTTCGCTGCCGGCGGCTTGCTGTGGCGCGACGACGGTTCGCTCGCCGTCGTCCACCGCCCCCGATACGACGACTGGAGCCTCCCGAAAGGGAAACTCGAACCGGGCGAACTCCTCCCCGAGACTGCGGTGCGCGAGGTCGAAGAGGAGACGGGGTTCGCCGTCGAGCGCGGAGGGTTCGCCGGTCGGTACCAGTACGAGGTGAGCGCGGGACCGAAGACCGTGTTCGTCTGGCACATGCGCGCCCGCGACGAGCGGGGACGACCGGACGACGAGGTGGACGAACTCGCGTGGCTCCGAGTCGCGGACGCGCTCGACCGGTTGACGTACGCGCTCGAACGCGACCTGCTCCGGCGTGTCGGCAGGGTCGACTGA
- a CDS encoding DUF7553 family protein: MSRTALEAASEELRKASELAEGDLQGRLYDHSNQIATLAAREEGPDHGRLDRHMNALYEIAGETEGDLHGHVVAAREQLTEYRRGVAGV, encoded by the coding sequence ATGTCACGCACCGCACTCGAAGCCGCAAGCGAAGAGCTCCGGAAGGCGAGCGAACTGGCCGAGGGTGACCTCCAGGGACGCCTGTACGACCACTCGAATCAGATCGCGACGCTCGCGGCCCGCGAGGAGGGGCCCGACCACGGCAGACTCGACCGACACATGAACGCGCTGTACGAAATCGCCGGCGAGACCGAGGGGGACCTCCACGGCCACGTCGTCGCTGCCCGCGAACAGCTCACGGAGTACCGACGGGGCGTCGCCGGCGTCTGA
- a CDS encoding metallophosphoesterase family protein translates to MRLGLISDVHGNRVALEAVLDDMPAVDRLLCAGDVVGYNPWPAECVAAVRGRDVPTVMGNHDRAVASETSFGFNSMAQAGVEYAREHLDESALAWLARLPDERTLLDGRVKVVHGHPADPDRYTYPADFAPGMLDGEELLVMGHTHVQHHAVFAEGMLVNPGSVGQPRDGDPDAAYAVVNLAERAVTEHRVSYDVDRVATAIEEVGLPRRLGQRLYEGR, encoded by the coding sequence ATGCGTCTCGGACTCATCTCGGACGTCCACGGGAATCGGGTCGCGCTCGAAGCCGTCCTCGACGACATGCCCGCCGTCGACCGCCTGCTCTGTGCCGGCGACGTCGTCGGCTACAACCCCTGGCCCGCAGAGTGTGTCGCCGCGGTTCGGGGCCGAGACGTCCCGACGGTGATGGGCAATCACGACCGCGCAGTCGCTTCGGAGACGAGTTTCGGGTTCAACAGCATGGCGCAGGCGGGCGTCGAGTACGCCCGCGAGCACCTCGACGAGTCCGCGCTGGCGTGGCTCGCGAGGCTCCCGGACGAACGGACCCTCCTCGACGGCCGTGTGAAGGTCGTCCACGGCCACCCCGCAGACCCCGACCGCTACACCTACCCCGCGGACTTCGCGCCGGGGATGTTGGACGGCGAGGAACTGCTCGTGATGGGTCACACGCACGTCCAACACCACGCGGTCTTCGCGGAGGGGATGCTGGTGAACCCCGGCAGCGTCGGCCAACCGCGCGACGGTGACCCGGACGCGGCCTACGCCGTCGTCAATCTGGCGGAGCGAGCGGTCACGGAACACCGGGTCTCGTACGACGTCGACCGGGTCGCGACGGCCATCGAGGAGGTGGGGCTCCCCAGACGGCTCGGCCAGCGGCTGTACGAAGGTCGGTAG
- a CDS encoding sulfite exporter TauE/SafE family protein has product MSDTPSYSRVQKSFLKYQHVFVLFAPVLFITSVYFAAPTPADTGSGYWLEFWWLFPVFMLGATIVNTVGISGSALFVPFLIFIFPLFAQPLTPQTIVKVGLISEAFGLSSSAVAFIQYGLVDRRLALSLVAGSIPFVIGGALLSFVIPEVLFHSLLGLALLAASYLLFTADLGHGDHDGSASSDADATTAADGGTVALPNDPGKLGPAGVRTDDDGTVTRVDREGDDYTYTRSGYLRRFANYSVGGTFQGLAGFGVGELGIVSMLGTKVPVRVAIGTNHIVVALTAVLASVVHVFGGGIVGGHSLSLATTPWNMVVFTVPATVIGGQIAPYVSNALETDTIKNGVGVLFAVISIALFLMAAGGIL; this is encoded by the coding sequence ATGTCTGACACCCCCTCATACAGCCGTGTCCAGAAGTCGTTCCTGAAGTACCAGCACGTGTTCGTCCTGTTCGCGCCCGTGCTGTTCATCACCTCGGTGTACTTCGCGGCACCGACGCCCGCCGACACCGGCTCCGGCTACTGGCTGGAGTTCTGGTGGCTCTTCCCGGTGTTCATGCTGGGTGCGACCATCGTCAACACCGTCGGTATCAGCGGGTCGGCGCTGTTCGTCCCGTTCCTCATCTTCATCTTCCCGCTGTTCGCCCAGCCGCTGACGCCACAGACCATCGTCAAGGTGGGGCTCATCAGCGAAGCGTTCGGCCTCTCGAGTTCGGCCGTGGCGTTCATCCAGTACGGACTCGTCGACCGCCGACTGGCGCTGTCGCTCGTCGCCGGGTCGATTCCGTTCGTCATCGGGGGCGCGCTGCTCTCGTTCGTCATCCCCGAGGTGCTGTTCCACTCGCTCCTCGGACTCGCGCTCCTGGCGGCGTCGTACCTCCTGTTCACGGCCGACCTCGGGCACGGTGACCACGACGGCTCGGCGAGTTCCGACGCGGACGCGACCACGGCGGCCGACGGTGGCACCGTCGCCCTCCCGAACGACCCCGGCAAACTCGGCCCGGCGGGCGTCCGCACCGACGACGACGGCACCGTCACCCGGGTCGACCGCGAGGGCGACGACTACACCTACACCCGGTCGGGCTACCTGCGACGCTTCGCCAACTACAGCGTCGGCGGGACGTTCCAGGGCCTCGCCGGCTTCGGCGTCGGCGAACTCGGCATCGTCTCGATGCTCGGAACCAAGGTTCCGGTTCGCGTGGCCATCGGCACCAACCACATCGTCGTCGCGCTGACCGCGGTGCTGGCGTCTGTCGTCCACGTCTTCGGCGGCGGCATCGTCGGCGGGCACTCGCTCAGCCTCGCGACGACGCCGTGGAACATGGTCGTCTTCACCGTTCCGGCGACGGTCATCGGTGGACAGATCGCCCCCTACGTGTCGAACGCGCTCGAGACGGACACCATCAAGAACGGCGTCGGCGTCCTCTTCGCCGTCATCTCGATCGCGCTGTTCCTCATGGCCGCGGGAGGTATCCTCTGA
- a CDS encoding STT3 domain-containing protein → MQDVPTPLPSETTGRVGVALAHARARPVVVSVAAVLLVALLARSYIYAGVFRGDTVVFLANDPYFYRFVVERHVATAGGDPALLVRYDGRDPFLVVALALVVTLLGGVDQTPLVLAWYPVVVGVVTVALVFVLATLVTSSRLVGVVAAVALALTPAHVVRTALGFSDHHAADFLWLVVGATLLVLLWQAASTRRRVTLVFALTVVLAVQVSSWEAGVMLALPAGLAVVLGAVLDVAADRRPRAGLSAAASFVGAALLVAAAFAWFGWQTPGVVLAFGLLAACIVLSVVALAALDASEIAARLSLGLTALPVVVGLVAAVAVFDERFAPVRSLVAAGAVFLEESRTTGIAETVSLVGGPLGPLTGPLSLFGLLLFLALPSLLRASLAALRTSDVGVAVVATYTWYFLASALVQRRFAGELSPFVAVFVGLALVSLARRTGVCSVSDSSTGATGPAVSRSALVAARGRFRRYGPAAFSVLVAVLVVTSSGVLAVKLNQSAATDAEVDAATAMRAYAVDRDLVYPESYVLSPLGTNRLFNYEVNADSIPELSYRYAEAHYATFVHSDSPERQYRRHHEQVGFVVTTHDVRAGSPASTWARLHQRLGSRGDGFEGTGHYRLVYASDDGSVRAFALVPGAVVVGRAAADERVSLSLPVTVGDQSFVYAREATTTAVGWYAVTVPYSGTYTVDGQAVTVSEADVRDGRFVTVGAPAYTPTTARWSLDAADGDVAFDPVGGYHGRVSGPVWTDDGLWFRGTGGVVVPGGPTPTAETGLALTVRFAGLDDVSRDSPEPTRFQRLVAAAPSGRYTTTDGYQVGIVDGRIVGALGDGPGAADVRGPAVDDGAPHTVSLLWDGEVVRLVVDGAVVDETPYAGRITPTTTLVIGDTTDGRYPFRGVVTDVRLDLVRASEPPEGHET, encoded by the coding sequence ATGCAGGACGTCCCTACCCCGCTGCCGTCCGAGACGACCGGACGGGTCGGGGTCGCGCTCGCTCACGCCCGCGCCCGCCCGGTCGTCGTGAGCGTCGCCGCCGTCCTCCTCGTCGCGTTGCTGGCGCGCTCGTACATCTACGCCGGCGTCTTTCGCGGTGACACGGTCGTCTTCCTCGCGAACGACCCGTACTTCTACCGCTTCGTCGTCGAGCGACACGTCGCGACCGCCGGCGGCGACCCTGCGCTCCTCGTCCGCTACGACGGCCGCGACCCGTTCCTCGTCGTCGCGCTCGCGCTCGTCGTGACACTCCTCGGCGGTGTCGACCAGACCCCACTCGTCCTCGCGTGGTACCCCGTCGTCGTCGGGGTCGTCACCGTCGCTCTCGTCTTCGTGCTCGCCACGCTCGTCACGTCGTCACGGCTCGTCGGGGTGGTCGCCGCCGTCGCGCTCGCGCTCACCCCCGCACACGTCGTTCGGACCGCGCTCGGCTTCTCGGACCACCACGCCGCGGACTTCCTCTGGCTCGTCGTCGGGGCGACCCTGCTCGTCCTTCTCTGGCAGGCCGCCTCGACGCGCCGCCGGGTCACTCTCGTGTTCGCGCTCACCGTCGTGCTCGCGGTTCAGGTGTCGTCGTGGGAGGCCGGCGTCATGCTCGCGCTCCCCGCCGGCCTCGCTGTCGTCCTCGGTGCCGTCCTCGACGTCGCCGCCGACCGCCGCCCCCGCGCGGGCCTCAGCGCCGCCGCGTCGTTCGTCGGGGCCGCCCTGCTGGTCGCGGCCGCGTTCGCCTGGTTCGGCTGGCAGACGCCCGGCGTCGTCCTCGCGTTCGGCCTGCTCGCAGCGTGTATCGTGCTGAGCGTCGTCGCCCTCGCCGCGCTCGACGCCTCCGAGATTGCCGCCCGGCTGTCACTCGGCCTGACGGCTCTCCCCGTCGTCGTCGGTCTCGTGGCCGCGGTCGCCGTCTTCGACGAACGGTTCGCCCCCGTCCGGTCGCTCGTCGCCGCCGGGGCCGTGTTCCTCGAGGAGTCGCGCACCACCGGTATCGCGGAGACGGTCTCGCTCGTCGGTGGCCCGCTCGGCCCCCTCACGGGCCCGCTCTCGCTGTTCGGTCTGCTGCTGTTCCTCGCGCTCCCCTCGCTCCTGCGGGCTTCGCTCGCCGCCCTCCGAACCAGCGACGTCGGGGTCGCCGTCGTCGCGACGTACACCTGGTACTTCCTCGCCTCGGCGCTCGTCCAGCGCCGCTTCGCCGGCGAACTCTCGCCGTTCGTCGCCGTCTTCGTCGGCCTCGCTCTCGTTTCTCTCGCCCGACGGACGGGCGTCTGCTCGGTCTCTGACTCCTCCACAGGAGCCACAGGGCCCGCCGTCTCTCGCTCCGCTCTCGTCGCCGCCCGCGGACGGTTTCGTCGCTACGGCCCGGCGGCCTTCTCCGTCCTCGTCGCCGTCCTCGTCGTCACGAGTTCGGGCGTGCTCGCGGTGAAACTCAACCAGTCCGCCGCCACCGACGCCGAGGTCGACGCGGCCACGGCTATGCGTGCGTACGCGGTCGACCGTGACCTCGTGTACCCCGAGAGCTACGTCCTCAGCCCGCTCGGAACGAACCGGCTGTTCAACTACGAGGTGAACGCCGACAGCATCCCCGAACTCTCCTACCGCTACGCGGAGGCGCACTACGCGACGTTCGTCCACAGCGACTCGCCCGAGCGGCAGTACCGGCGGCACCACGAACAGGTCGGGTTCGTCGTCACGACCCACGACGTGCGCGCCGGCTCTCCCGCTTCGACCTGGGCCCGCCTCCACCAGCGACTCGGGAGCCGCGGTGACGGCTTCGAGGGGACGGGCCACTACCGACTCGTCTACGCCAGCGACGACGGCTCGGTCCGTGCGTTCGCGCTCGTTCCCGGTGCCGTCGTCGTCGGGCGGGCCGCCGCCGACGAGCGTGTCTCGCTCTCGCTCCCCGTGACCGTCGGCGACCAGTCGTTCGTCTACGCGCGCGAGGCGACGACGACCGCCGTCGGCTGGTACGCCGTCACCGTCCCTTATTCCGGCACCTACACCGTGGACGGCCAGGCGGTCACGGTCAGCGAGGCCGACGTCCGTGACGGCCGGTTCGTCACGGTCGGCGCTCCCGCGTACACGCCGACGACCGCCCGCTGGTCGCTCGACGCGGCCGACGGTGACGTCGCGTTCGACCCCGTCGGTGGGTACCACGGGCGCGTTTCCGGTCCGGTGTGGACCGACGACGGCCTCTGGTTCCGGGGCACCGGGGGTGTCGTCGTCCCCGGCGGCCCGACGCCGACTGCCGAGACCGGCCTGGCGCTCACCGTCCGGTTCGCCGGCCTCGACGACGTGAGCCGGGACTCTCCCGAGCCGACCCGATTCCAGCGTCTCGTCGCCGCTGCGCCTTCCGGGCGGTACACGACGACGGACGGCTACCAGGTCGGCATCGTCGACGGCCGCATCGTCGGTGCGCTGGGTGACGGCCCCGGCGCGGCCGACGTCCGCGGGCCGGCCGTCGACGACGGCGCACCCCACACCGTGAGCCTCCTGTGGGATGGGGAGGTGGTGCGACTCGTCGTGGACGGGGCCGTCGTCGACGAGACGCCCTACGCGGGACGCATCACCCCCACCACCACGCTCGTCATCGGGGACACCACCGACGGCCGCTACCCCTTCCGCGGCGTCGTCACGGACGTGCGACTCGACCTCGTCCGCGCGAGCGAACCGCCCGAGGGGCACGAGACGTGA
- a CDS encoding aspartate kinase: MRVVAKFGGTSLGSGDRINRAADSIAAAVEQGHEIAVVASAMGSTTDDLLDEIKFEADDKDRAEIVSMGERTSVRMLKAALSSRGVEAKFLEPGSDEWPVITDEYGEVDVAETTKRAEQLAADLDGVVPVITGFLAQTIDGEVTTLGRGGSDTTAVMMGKYMHADEVVIVTDVEGVMTGDPHVVEGARNVGRITVDELRNLSFRGAEVVAPSALSYKDAALNVRVVHYQHGDLLTGGTLIEGEFQNLIDMEDNPLSCITLAGRAIRNRPGILAELAQALREANVNIDSVASGMDSITFYVGDDDAELAETVLHERVISDETLSSVTVEDDIAVVRVTGGELPNRPGIILDIVRPISDAGINIHDVITSATSVAIFVAWDDREETLRIIQDEFQG, from the coding sequence GTGCGCGTAGTCGCGAAGTTCGGTGGCACCTCTCTCGGAAGCGGTGACCGGATCAACCGCGCGGCCGACTCCATCGCGGCCGCCGTCGAACAGGGCCACGAGATCGCCGTCGTGGCGAGCGCGATGGGCTCGACGACGGACGACCTCCTCGACGAGATCAAGTTCGAAGCCGACGACAAGGACCGTGCGGAGATCGTCTCGATGGGCGAGCGTACCTCGGTTCGGATGCTGAAGGCCGCCCTGTCCTCCCGCGGGGTCGAGGCGAAGTTCCTCGAACCCGGCAGCGACGAGTGGCCGGTCATCACCGACGAGTACGGCGAGGTCGACGTCGCGGAGACGACGAAGCGCGCCGAGCAACTCGCCGCCGACCTCGACGGCGTCGTCCCGGTCATCACCGGCTTCCTCGCCCAGACTATCGACGGCGAGGTCACCACGCTCGGTAGAGGCGGCTCCGACACGACCGCCGTCATGATGGGCAAGTACATGCACGCCGACGAGGTCGTCATCGTCACCGACGTCGAGGGCGTCATGACCGGCGACCCCCACGTCGTCGAGGGCGCTCGCAACGTCGGGCGCATCACCGTCGACGAACTCCGAAACCTCTCGTTCCGCGGCGCTGAAGTGGTGGCCCCCTCCGCGCTGTCATACAAAGACGCCGCGCTCAACGTCCGTGTCGTCCACTACCAGCACGGTGACCTGCTCACCGGCGGCACGCTCATCGAAGGCGAGTTCCAGAACCTCATCGACATGGAGGACAACCCCCTGTCGTGCATCACCCTCGCCGGTCGGGCCATTCGGAACCGGCCAGGCATCCTCGCCGAACTCGCCCAGGCGCTCCGCGAGGCGAACGTCAACATCGACTCCGTCGCCAGTGGGATGGACTCCATCACGTTCTACGTCGGCGACGACGACGCCGAACTCGCCGAGACCGTCCTCCACGAGCGGGTCATCTCCGACGAGACGCTCTCCTCGGTGACGGTCGAAGACGACATCGCCGTCGTCCGCGTCACCGGTGGCGAACTCCCCAACCGCCCGGGAATCATCCTCGACATCGTCAGACCCATCTCCGACGCCGGCATCAACATCCACGACGTCATCACGAGCGCGACCTCCGTCGCCATCTTCGTCGCCTGGGACGACCGCGAGGAGACGCTCCGCATCATCCAGGACGAGTTCCAGGGGTAA